From the Glutamicibacter halophytocola genome, the window GAACTGACCGCCGCCCACGCATTGAGCCTGTCCACGCTGGACACGCTGCGAAAGCTGCCCGGGCGGCCCCAGGCGGAACTGGACGCCTGCCTTGCGCAACCGCCTCAGCTGGCCAGCGGCCGGACCTGCTACAACAATGCGGAAGAACTCATCGCCGCCTGGCTGGGCATCAGCTTTTTTGAGGCGCAGCGCCGCATCGACGATGCCCATTTGCTCATCGGCCGGCGGACTTCCAGCGGGGAAGAATGCGCACCGCGCTTTGAGCACCTGGCCGAGCTCTTTGCCCAGGGCAGCGTCGATCGGCGCAGGATCGCGCAGATTTCGCGCCAGCTGGAGAAGCTGGAACCCGGGGATATGACCTTCGACGGGGTGCCGGCTCCATTGCGCGCCCGCGGAACCGATGGCCAGCTGCTCGAGGAGAGCGCCGCGCAAGCCCTGGCTGAGCTTGGCCCCAATGCAGCCCGCAAGCAGATCGGCGCCCAGATCAACCAGTACAGGGAAACCCACGGAATGATCATCCCGCCCAAGCTCGGTTTCTTCATCGGCAAGGTGATTGGCGGCGTGCACACTTTCCACCTGCGCACCGATGCTTCACAAGCCGAGGTGCTCCATTCCATGGCCGCGCAGTCGGGCAATCCGCGCACCAAGGCGGGCAAGGCAGCGCGCAAGCCGGCAAATCACAGATCGGCATCTTCCGATCCGGATCAGCCTTCGCAGGAAAATGACACTGCCGCCGACCAGGAGCAAAACCGTCCCGCGCCGCCAACACCAGACTGGTTGATCAGCGAGCAGCCGATGCCTGATTGGGCCCGCAGCGAAACGGCTGGAGACAACGAAACGCCCGCCGAGCGCGAAACCGCCGCCGAAGATGTTGCTGGAACCCCCAATGACACGCAATCCCAGGCGGGGCCCGCCGATCACGAGGCACCGGACGCCGCAGGGCGCCGGCTCAACGCCCTCATGGCGATTCTTGCTGCCAGCGCGACCCCGGGCAAGCAGAAGAACATTGTCCCGAAGGTGCTGGTGTACATGTGGCTCAGCGACTTGCAGAATCTGGCCGAGGCACATGGGGTAAGCGCCCATGGAGTTGATATTCCGCCCGGCGAACTTCGACGGCTGCTGGCCCACGCGGGAATCATCCCGCTGGTGCTGGGATCAAACAGCCAGCCCCTGGACATGGGGCGATCACAGCGTTTCCACAAAGGAGCGATCAGAACGGCCATCATGGCCCGGGATCGGGGTTGCATTGTGCCCGACTGCACTACCCCGCCCGAGAACACCGAGGTCGACCACTATGACGTGCCGTGGTCCGACGGCGGTGAAACCAGCGTCTGGTCGGGAGCCGGGCTGTGCACGACCGGTCATCATCAGCGGCATGCGGACCAGCTCAAGGTGGTCGACGTCGATGGCCTGCCGCATGTGATCCTGCCCGAACACCTCGATCCGGAACAGAAACCCCGGCGCAACACCTACTGGGGAGCGCTCCAAGCTGGGGATTGCCCTGCCCGAACCCAGCCCGCAGAACCTGCCGGTCCCACGCCCCCGGCCACGGACGGCAACGCCGGACCGGATCCCGATGGGTCCCCGTAGCCGCATGCGCTAATTGGCTGGACGCAATGACGCCCGAACCTTGGCAGGTTCGGGCGTCATTTCGTGCTCAATTTACGTGCAAGAGCAAGCGATTAGGCCTTGGTGTCCTCGTCGACCCAATCGAAGGTGCGGGTCACGGCCTTCTTCCACAGACGCAGGTTGCGCTCGCGCGCTTGTTCATCCATGGTTGGCTCCCAGCGCTTGTCCTCGGACCAGTTGGCTTCCAACTCGCCCAAATCCTTCCAGAAGCCCACAGCCAATCCGGCAGCATAGGCCGCACCCAAGGCAGTGGTTTCGGTAACCTTCGGGCGAACCACGGGTACGCCCAAGATGTCGGCCTGGAACTGCATCAGTGCCTCGTTGGCAACCATGCCGCCATCGACCTTGAGCTCGGTCAGTGGAACTTCGGCGTCCGCGTTCACAGCATCCAGGACCTCGCGTGTCTGGAACGCGGTGGCCTCCAATGCGGCACGGGCAATGTGGTTCTTGTTGGCAAATCGCGTCAGGCCGACAATGGCACCACGGGCATCCGAACGCCAGTACGGCGCAAACAAACCGGAGAATGCCGGCACCACGTACACGCCGCCATTGTCTTCCACCTTGGCTGCCAGCTCTTCGATTTCCGGCGCGGAGGAGATCATGCCGATGTTATCGCGCAACCACTGGACCAGGGATCCGGCTACGGCAATCGAACCTTCCAGTGCGTACACCGGCTTGGCATCGCCGAGCTTGTAGGCCATGGTGGTCAGAAGGCCATTGGTCGAGTTCACGATCTCGGTGCCGGTGTTGAAGATCAGGAAGCAGCCGGTGCCGTAGGTGTTCTTCGCGGTACCAGCGGTGAACGCTGCCTGCCCGAAGGTGGCAGCCTGCTGGTCGCCGAGGATGCCGGCTACCGGCACTTCGCGGAGCAACTGCTTTGTGTGCACGGTGCCGTAAACCTCGGATGAGGAACGGATTTCAGGCATCATCGAAAGTGGAACACCGAAATCGGCGAGGATCTTCTCATCCCACTGCAGGGTTTTCAGGTCCATGAACAAGGTGCGCGAAGCGTTGGTCACGTCGGTAACGTGCACACCGCCATCGGTGCCGCCGGTCAGGTTCCACAAAACCCAGCTGTCGGTGGTTCCGAAGAGCAGGTCGCCGGCTTCTGCACGGGCACGAGCGCCTTCCACGTTGTCCAGGATCCATTTGATCTTGGTGCCCGCGAAATAGGTGGCCAGTGGCAGGCCCACAGTTTCCTTGTAGCGGTCGACGCCGCCGTCAGCTGCCAGCTCGTCGACGATGTCCTGGGTGCGGGTGTCCTGCCAGACAATGGCGTTGTAGACCGCTTCGCCAGTGGTCTTGTCCCAAACGACGGTGGTTTCGCGCTGGTTGGTAATGCCGACGACCTCGATGTCGTGACGGGTCAGATTGGCTTTGGACAGTGCCTGGCCGATCACTTCACGCACGTTGTTCCAGATTTCGGCTGGGTCGTGCTCTACCCAGCCGGCGGCCGGGAAGATCTGTTCGTGTTCAAGTTGGCCGACCGAGTGCACGTCGCCCGCGTGGTTGAAGACAATCGCACGGGAGCTGGTTGTGCCCTGGTCAATGGCGATCACAAATTTTTCACTCATGATTTACTGCTCTCTTTCTAGAACATTAGAGCGGCGGCAAGTCCGCCAAGGATACCGCCGGTAGCTGGCCCAGCCAAAGGAACCCACGAGTAGGCCCAGTCCGAGGAGCCCTTGCCCTTGATCGGCAAAATGGCATGGGCAACACGAGGACCAAGGTCACGGAACGGGTTGATGGCGTAACCGGTCGCACCACCGAGGGACAGGCCAATGGCGACAACCAACAAGGCTACCGCTAGTGGGCCAAGCTCATGAGGAGTATGTCCGAGACCAGCGATCACAAACACCAGGACGAAAGTACCGAAGATCTCGGTGACCAGGTTCCAGCCGTAAGAGCGGATAGCTGGGCCGGTGGAGAAGACACCGAGCTGGGTGCCCGCGTTCTGGGGATCATCCAGATGCTTCTTGTACGACAACCAGGTGCCCACGGCACCAAGGAAGGCGCCAATGAACTGGGCCAGGAAGTACAGCAAGGTATTAGCCAGCGTCTTGGCAACTCCTGGAGCGTATTCTGTAACATCCGGGTTCACCAGCAGGCCGAGGGTGACAGCCGGGTTCAGGTGGGCTCCGGAAATACCGGCAATCCAGACGCCGCAGTAAACGCCAAGGCCCCAGCCGAAGCTGATGGCGACCCAGCCTGCGGCACTGCCGAGGGTTCCCTTCAGGGCAACGTTCGCGCAGACGCCGCCACCCATCAACAGGAGTATGAAAGTGCCGACAAGCTCGGCGAGAAACACGTGAGTGGACATCTTTGACCTCTTAGTGATTTCGACTGCCGGCGGCTATTTG encodes:
- a CDS encoding HNH endonuclease signature motif containing protein, coding for MKTTALLAAMRELCQGPWKLGSQLTSAMLLELGTMCLSILTAIGRLVHQSKDPRLVLLNLQLIEQVEQLAHFQKIALAFDAELTAAHALSLSTLDTLRKLPGRPQAELDACLAQPPQLASGRTCYNNAEELIAAWLGISFFEAQRRIDDAHLLIGRRTSSGEECAPRFEHLAELFAQGSVDRRRIAQISRQLEKLEPGDMTFDGVPAPLRARGTDGQLLEESAAQALAELGPNAARKQIGAQINQYRETHGMIIPPKLGFFIGKVIGGVHTFHLRTDASQAEVLHSMAAQSGNPRTKAGKAARKPANHRSASSDPDQPSQENDTAADQEQNRPAPPTPDWLISEQPMPDWARSETAGDNETPAERETAAEDVAGTPNDTQSQAGPADHEAPDAAGRRLNALMAILAASATPGKQKNIVPKVLVYMWLSDLQNLAEAHGVSAHGVDIPPGELRRLLAHAGIIPLVLGSNSQPLDMGRSQRFHKGAIRTAIMARDRGCIVPDCTTPPENTEVDHYDVPWSDGGETSVWSGAGLCTTGHHQRHADQLKVVDVDGLPHVILPEHLDPEQKPRRNTYWGALQAGDCPARTQPAEPAGPTPPATDGNAGPDPDGSP
- the glpK gene encoding glycerol kinase GlpK; protein product: MSEKFVIAIDQGTTSSRAIVFNHAGDVHSVGQLEHEQIFPAAGWVEHDPAEIWNNVREVIGQALSKANLTRHDIEVVGITNQRETTVVWDKTTGEAVYNAIVWQDTRTQDIVDELAADGGVDRYKETVGLPLATYFAGTKIKWILDNVEGARARAEAGDLLFGTTDSWVLWNLTGGTDGGVHVTDVTNASRTLFMDLKTLQWDEKILADFGVPLSMMPEIRSSSEVYGTVHTKQLLREVPVAGILGDQQAATFGQAAFTAGTAKNTYGTGCFLIFNTGTEIVNSTNGLLTTMAYKLGDAKPVYALEGSIAVAGSLVQWLRDNIGMISSAPEIEELAAKVEDNGGVYVVPAFSGLFAPYWRSDARGAIVGLTRFANKNHIARAALEATAFQTREVLDAVNADAEVPLTELKVDGGMVANEALMQFQADILGVPVVRPKVTETTALGAAYAAGLAVGFWKDLGELEANWSEDKRWEPTMDEQARERNLRLWKKAVTRTFDWVDEDTKA
- a CDS encoding MIP/aquaporin family protein, yielding MSTHVFLAELVGTFILLLMGGGVCANVALKGTLGSAAGWVAISFGWGLGVYCGVWIAGISGAHLNPAVTLGLLVNPDVTEYAPGVAKTLANTLLYFLAQFIGAFLGAVGTWLSYKKHLDDPQNAGTQLGVFSTGPAIRSYGWNLVTEIFGTFVLVFVIAGLGHTPHELGPLAVALLVVAIGLSLGGATGYAINPFRDLGPRVAHAILPIKGKGSSDWAYSWVPLAGPATGGILGGLAAALMF